One genomic window of Paeniglutamicibacter sp. Y32M11 includes the following:
- the mgtE gene encoding magnesium transporter encodes MIKSPSTSFDITTDQLAHALTAHDDRGIVSALAPLDTTEVIEQYERLNAAERGLVYAALRPEVAQHVFDRLDTSLQVEIVEQLSETEAATVFALMRPDDRVALADELPESMVAALMHGLDERSRTLTTAVRSYPHRAVGRFMSPEFVTTDPTLDAGATLERVRARLDDAESIYTIPVIDAQARLIGVISLRDVLRADPSTSISSIMKKPLSVVASMNVEDAARYCAETKVLVLPVIDEGDRLVGILTVDDALRILEDAESEDAARSGGSEPLRRPYLATPVRSIVKARVVWLLVLALGATLTVKVIGAFEATLEAQVVLSLFIPLLIGTGGNTGNQAATTITRALALGDVRPRDVFKVFTREVRVGALLGLLLGSLGFVIAALAFTVPLGLVIGLTLLGVCTMAASLGGLMPLLGKAVRADPAVFSNPFISTFVDATGLIIYFLVASTILGL; translated from the coding sequence ATGATCAAATCTCCCAGCACATCCTTTGATATCACCACCGATCAGCTCGCTCACGCGCTGACGGCTCACGATGATCGAGGGATCGTCTCCGCCCTGGCACCGTTGGATACCACCGAAGTCATCGAACAGTATGAGCGGCTGAACGCCGCCGAGCGCGGACTAGTTTATGCGGCGCTTCGCCCCGAGGTGGCCCAGCACGTTTTTGACCGCCTCGACACCTCACTGCAGGTGGAGATCGTTGAGCAGCTCAGCGAGACCGAAGCCGCAACGGTGTTTGCCTTGATGCGCCCGGATGACCGCGTGGCACTTGCCGATGAACTTCCCGAATCCATGGTGGCCGCGCTGATGCACGGACTGGATGAGCGTTCACGGACACTGACCACGGCCGTGCGCAGCTACCCGCACCGGGCCGTGGGACGCTTTATGAGCCCGGAATTTGTCACCACCGATCCGACACTCGACGCGGGCGCCACCCTGGAACGGGTGCGCGCCAGGCTCGATGACGCGGAGAGCATTTACACCATCCCGGTCATCGATGCGCAGGCACGGCTGATCGGGGTCATCTCCCTGCGCGATGTCCTGCGGGCCGATCCGAGCACAAGCATCAGCTCGATCATGAAGAAGCCACTGAGCGTGGTGGCATCGATGAACGTTGAGGATGCGGCACGGTACTGCGCCGAAACGAAGGTGTTGGTGCTCCCGGTCATTGACGAGGGCGATCGCCTGGTCGGCATCCTGACGGTGGATGATGCGCTGCGGATTCTGGAGGATGCGGAGAGCGAGGACGCTGCACGCTCCGGCGGCAGTGAGCCGTTGCGTCGGCCCTACCTGGCTACCCCGGTGCGTTCGATCGTCAAGGCCCGCGTCGTCTGGCTGTTGGTTCTGGCACTTGGCGCGACGCTCACGGTGAAGGTCATCGGTGCCTTCGAGGCAACACTCGAGGCGCAGGTGGTGCTCTCCTTGTTCATCCCGCTGCTGATTGGCACCGGTGGCAACACCGGGAATCAGGCGGCGACCACCATTACCCGGGCGCTCGCGCTGGGCGATGTCCGTCCCCGAGATGTCTTTAAGGTCTTCACCCGCGAGGTCCGGGTTGGTGCGCTGCTGGGATTGTTGCTCGGATCCCTGGGCTTTGTGATTGCCGCCCTGGCCTTCACCGTGCCCTTGGGCCTGGTTATCGGGTTGACGCTCCTGGGAGTCTGCACCATGGCGGCGAGCCTGGGCGGGTTGATGCCGCTGCTGGGCAAGGCGGTGCGCGCGGATCCGGCGGTATTCTCCAATCCGTTCATCTCCACCTTCGTGGATGCCACCGGCCTGATCATCTACTTCCTGGTCGCCAGCACCATTCTGGGACTGTAG
- a CDS encoding GNAT family N-acetyltransferase, with the protein MLLIRPFTLQDSDAALAARTELDADDFDFLLGYSSRRGFAEYLEQLAAHEQGLGLPPGWVKSALWGAFVDGELVGRTCIRFELNDHLRSVGGHVGYAVRPQHRRRGYATQILRQSLHVLAQRGIESALVTCRVDNIASAGTIEANGGVLENVVEASDGMTNRYWVPTH; encoded by the coding sequence ATGCTTCTGATTAGACCTTTCACCCTCCAGGACAGCGACGCTGCGCTCGCTGCGCGCACCGAGCTGGATGCCGATGACTTTGACTTCCTCCTGGGATACTCGAGCCGGCGCGGTTTTGCTGAGTATCTGGAGCAGCTCGCCGCCCACGAACAAGGCCTGGGCTTGCCACCGGGATGGGTGAAGTCCGCACTCTGGGGCGCCTTTGTTGACGGTGAACTGGTGGGGCGCACCTGCATCAGATTTGAACTCAACGATCACCTGCGATCCGTTGGTGGTCATGTTGGTTATGCGGTGCGGCCACAACATCGCCGCCGAGGTTATGCGACCCAAATCCTGCGCCAGTCGCTGCACGTCTTGGCTCAGCGGGGCATCGAGAGCGCGCTGGTGACCTGCCGGGTGGACAATATTGCCTCCGCCGGCACCATCGAAGCCAATGGGGGAGTGTTGGAAAACGTCGTTGAGGCCAGCGACGGGATGACCAATCGCTACTGGGTTCCCACCCACTAG
- a CDS encoding gamma-aminobutyraldehyde dehydrogenase, whose translation MSTSTPGHQFIDGSYRVGGGKTVKRINPATGDGDGSIDYASLADLNDAVNAAAAAFPGWSKLTPGARADHLLNFARELGARSQELAELETRQSGKTIRMSTEFDVPGTLDNITFFAGAARQLTGLAAGDYAGNSTSMIRREAIGVIGSISPWNYPLQMAAWKILPAIAAGNTIVLKPSELTPGTSLIFAEAAHAAGIPAGVINIVVGEGADIGEALVRHPLVVMSSFTGSTAVGRHIMAMAAETGKRVHLELGGKAPLVVFKDADVEAAAHGAVAGSTINAGQDCTAATRAYVHVSLFDTFTTRVAELMNSMILGDPTDPDTDMGSLISYPHREKVTAMVDRARAAGATVLAGGRAPDHPGAFYRPTLITSAAQDSEIVQAEVFGPVLVALPFETEDEAIALANDTPFGLAASAWTRDVNLAMRAAAEIQAGCVWINEHIPIVSDMPHGGYKASGFGKDMSAYSFEEYTNIKHVLISHDTDAHKQWQNTVFRQR comes from the coding sequence ATGAGCACCAGCACCCCCGGCCACCAATTCATCGATGGTTCCTACCGCGTCGGCGGCGGAAAAACCGTCAAACGCATCAACCCTGCCACCGGGGACGGTGATGGAAGCATCGACTATGCCAGTCTTGCTGACCTGAACGACGCGGTGAACGCGGCGGCAGCTGCCTTCCCCGGCTGGTCGAAGCTGACTCCGGGAGCCCGAGCGGATCACCTGCTGAATTTTGCCCGGGAGCTCGGTGCCCGTAGCCAGGAACTGGCGGAACTTGAAACCCGGCAAAGCGGGAAAACAATCCGGATGTCCACCGAGTTTGATGTGCCGGGAACCTTGGATAACATCACCTTCTTCGCCGGTGCCGCCCGCCAACTCACCGGCCTGGCTGCCGGGGACTATGCCGGAAATTCCACCTCGATGATCCGTCGCGAGGCGATCGGGGTCATCGGCTCCATCTCCCCCTGGAATTACCCGCTACAGATGGCCGCCTGGAAGATCCTCCCGGCCATCGCCGCCGGCAATACCATTGTGCTCAAGCCCAGCGAGCTGACCCCCGGGACCTCGCTGATCTTTGCCGAGGCCGCGCATGCCGCCGGCATCCCGGCGGGGGTCATCAACATTGTGGTGGGTGAGGGAGCAGATATCGGTGAGGCATTGGTTCGTCACCCGCTGGTGGTCATGAGCTCCTTCACCGGATCCACCGCGGTGGGGCGGCACATCATGGCCATGGCCGCAGAAACCGGCAAACGGGTGCATCTGGAGCTCGGCGGCAAGGCACCCCTGGTGGTCTTCAAGGACGCCGATGTGGAAGCAGCCGCCCACGGCGCCGTGGCAGGATCCACCATCAATGCCGGTCAGGATTGCACCGCTGCCACCCGCGCCTACGTGCACGTTTCACTCTTTGATACCTTCACCACTCGGGTCGCCGAGCTCATGAATTCAATGATCCTTGGGGATCCCACCGACCCCGACACCGACATGGGATCACTCATCTCGTACCCCCATCGGGAGAAGGTCACCGCCATGGTGGATCGGGCCCGCGCCGCGGGAGCCACGGTCCTGGCCGGCGGCCGGGCACCGGATCACCCCGGTGCGTTCTACCGTCCCACACTGATCACTTCTGCGGCTCAGGACAGCGAAATTGTCCAGGCCGAGGTCTTCGGACCGGTCCTGGTGGCGCTACCCTTTGAGACCGAGGACGAAGCCATCGCCCTGGCCAACGACACTCCCTTTGGTTTGGCGGCCTCGGCGTGGACACGCGACGTGAATCTGGCCATGCGTGCGGCGGCCGAGATCCAGGCCGGCTGCGTATGGATTAATGAGCACATCCCGATCGTCTCGGACATGCCCCACGGTGGATACAAGGCCTCCGGATTTGGAAAAGATATGAGCGCCTATTCCTTCGAGGAGTACACGAACATCAAGCACGTGCTCATTTCGCACGATACCGACGCGCACAAACAATGGCAAAATACCGTTTTTCGCCAGCGTTAG
- a CDS encoding class I SAM-dependent methyltransferase, translating to MSQNTDYDTFAEDYSKENESSLMNQYYERPAMLKLAGNVRHRKILDAGCGSGPLTEALLERGAHVSGFDSSQGMINLATKRVGDAAELLVADLGQPLPFADDTFDDVLASLVFHYLPDWSNALQEIRRVLRPGGRLIMSVNHPILYPWTNPGQDYFKLTKYSDDHSFNGQPAVLTYWHRPLHAMSDAFAKAGFGIEVISEPPYSTEAPAELVPDRLKERDAFISFIFFVLRAP from the coding sequence ATGTCCCAGAACACTGATTACGACACCTTTGCCGAGGACTACTCGAAAGAAAACGAGTCAAGTCTGATGAATCAATACTATGAACGACCGGCGATGTTAAAACTCGCGGGAAACGTCCGGCACCGTAAAATTCTTGATGCGGGATGTGGGTCAGGTCCCTTGACCGAAGCGCTGCTTGAACGCGGTGCTCACGTGAGTGGTTTTGATTCGAGCCAGGGCATGATCAACCTGGCCACGAAGCGAGTCGGCGATGCCGCAGAACTATTGGTCGCCGATCTGGGGCAACCGCTTCCGTTTGCCGACGATACATTTGATGATGTCCTCGCCTCGTTGGTCTTCCACTATTTGCCCGACTGGTCTAACGCCCTACAGGAGATTAGGCGTGTCCTGCGTCCCGGCGGCAGACTCATCATGTCGGTAAATCATCCGATCCTCTATCCCTGGACAAACCCCGGCCAAGACTATTTTAAGCTCACGAAGTACTCGGATGATCACTCGTTTAATGGCCAACCGGCCGTCCTCACCTATTGGCACCGTCCCTTGCACGCCATGTCCGATGCCTTTGCCAAGGCGGGGTTCGGGATCGAAGTCATCAGCGAGCCACCATATTCAACCGAGGCCCCCGCGGAGCTGGTCCCCGATCGTCTCAAGGAAAGAGATGCGTTCATCAGCTTCATTTTCTTTGTGCTGCGCGCACCCTGA
- a CDS encoding YibE/F family protein, giving the protein MGGHHHGDVLVDPVRRRRANLILWILLAPIGILAFVATLMLWPQGNVAAGILDNPYGTAEGVELSIGTVTRTVNEPCLSSAGLEDVGGTELLCDISYISPDAGGASFPMEVPPETTQSRPLEQGDRIKYLDLSQTASNTGAPYVFVDFVRSTPLALLGILYAVVVCLVARWRGLRALAGLIGGLTFIVTFMVPALLEGKSPMLVGLTTSTVVMFAALYFAHGFSARTSTALLGTLFGLGVTAAIAVWATDAAALTGATDESAMTLSTVVPNLSLSGLLLCGLLIAGMGVLNDVTITQSSAVWELAEIAPHSTARELFTSGMRIGRDHIASTVYTIAFAYAGAALPILVLVSLYNRPLIDTLTTGQMAEEVIRILVGSIGLVLAIPVTTAIAVAAVKATGTGGSKPTAELPKPSGRRALQVESSDLH; this is encoded by the coding sequence ATGGGTGGACACCACCATGGAGATGTACTTGTTGACCCGGTGCGGCGCCGCCGCGCCAACCTGATCCTCTGGATCCTGCTGGCCCCCATCGGCATATTGGCGTTCGTGGCCACCCTGATGCTGTGGCCCCAGGGCAATGTCGCGGCCGGGATTCTTGATAACCCCTATGGCACGGCCGAGGGGGTTGAACTGTCCATCGGGACGGTGACCCGCACCGTGAATGAACCATGTCTCTCCAGCGCCGGATTAGAAGACGTCGGAGGCACCGAGCTGCTCTGCGATATCTCCTACATTTCCCCGGATGCCGGCGGCGCATCGTTCCCCATGGAGGTGCCGCCGGAGACCACGCAGTCCCGTCCCCTGGAGCAGGGTGACCGGATCAAATACCTCGATCTGTCCCAGACCGCTTCCAATACCGGAGCCCCCTACGTCTTTGTTGACTTTGTGCGGTCCACGCCGTTAGCACTGCTGGGAATCCTCTACGCGGTGGTGGTGTGCTTGGTCGCACGCTGGCGCGGATTACGCGCTCTGGCCGGACTGATCGGTGGCTTGACCTTCATTGTCACCTTCATGGTTCCGGCCCTGTTGGAGGGCAAATCCCCCATGTTGGTGGGCCTCACTACCTCGACCGTCGTGATGTTTGCCGCCTTGTATTTTGCGCACGGTTTTTCGGCCAGAACCTCCACCGCACTGTTGGGGACGCTCTTCGGTTTGGGTGTCACCGCCGCCATTGCGGTGTGGGCAACGGATGCCGCGGCCCTCACCGGGGCCACCGACGAATCGGCCATGACGCTCAGTACCGTGGTGCCGAATCTCAGCCTCTCGGGACTATTACTCTGTGGTCTGCTCATTGCCGGAATGGGTGTGCTTAACGATGTGACCATCACCCAATCATCGGCCGTGTGGGAACTGGCGGAGATCGCTCCGCATTCCACGGCCCGGGAACTTTTCACCTCGGGCATGCGCATTGGCCGCGACCATATCGCCTCGACCGTTTACACCATCGCCTTCGCCTATGCGGGGGCCGCCCTACCGATTTTGGTCTTGGTTAGCCTGTACAACAGGCCGCTGATTGACACCCTCACCACCGGACAGATGGCCGAGGAGGTCATCCGCATTCTGGTCGGCTCCATCGGTCTGGTGCTGGCCATCCCCGTCACCACGGCGATCGCCGTGGCCGCGGTCAAGGCCACCGGAACCGGCGGAAGCAAGCCGACGGCGGAGCTTCCCAAGCCATCGGGGCGCCGTGCACTACAGGTTGAGAGCAGCGACCTGCATTAG
- a CDS encoding metal ABC transporter solute-binding protein, Zn/Mn family has translation MNRQTLRLLPLAIAGTLALAACGNTSTAEAPAAAAGELQVVTSTTVYADLVQQIGGDQVKVTPIIDSAAKDPHSYEATSRDKLTMSKAQLVVANGGGYDEFMNVLATDLKIDDSTLINAVDTSPVALVEEEEEEEGHDHAEDSAASESAETGGEADPHVGHNHAAYNEHVWYDVESMQLLSNEITKHLSELKPEAAATFEANAAELTQKLKGLSTELTSLGKKLDGKHFAMTEPVPFHLLEDLGMSDATPEGLSESIEGDGEISPQAFNQMGTLLTGGDIDVLAYNTQTQSPQTERIREQATSAKVPVVDFTETLPDNTDYVTWMESNIHALEVLAK, from the coding sequence ATGAACCGCCAGACACTTCGCCTGCTCCCCCTCGCCATCGCCGGCACCCTTGCCCTGGCCGCCTGCGGAAACACCAGTACCGCGGAAGCTCCCGCCGCGGCAGCCGGAGAACTCCAGGTAGTCACCAGCACCACCGTGTACGCGGATCTGGTCCAGCAGATTGGCGGCGATCAGGTCAAGGTCACCCCCATCATCGATTCGGCGGCGAAGGATCCTCACTCCTACGAGGCGACGTCCCGCGACAAGCTCACCATGTCCAAGGCCCAGCTGGTGGTCGCCAATGGCGGCGGATACGACGAATTCATGAACGTTTTGGCCACGGATCTGAAAATTGATGACTCAACGCTCATCAACGCCGTCGATACTTCGCCCGTCGCCCTGGTGGAAGAAGAAGAGGAGGAGGAGGGTCACGACCACGCCGAGGACAGCGCGGCCAGCGAATCCGCGGAAACCGGCGGGGAGGCAGATCCTCATGTCGGCCACAATCACGCAGCCTACAACGAGCATGTTTGGTACGACGTCGAGTCAATGCAATTGCTCAGCAATGAGATCACCAAGCATCTCTCCGAGCTGAAGCCGGAGGCAGCAGCCACCTTCGAGGCCAATGCTGCGGAACTCACTCAGAAGCTGAAGGGTTTGAGCACCGAGCTCACCAGTCTGGGGAAGAAGCTGGATGGCAAGCACTTCGCCATGACCGAGCCCGTCCCCTTCCACCTGCTCGAAGATCTGGGCATGAGCGATGCAACCCCGGAGGGGCTGAGCGAATCCATCGAGGGTGACGGTGAAATTTCGCCCCAGGCCTTCAACCAGATGGGTACGCTGCTGACCGGCGGAGACATCGATGTGCTGGCCTACAACACGCAGACGCAAAGCCCGCAGACCGAGCGCATTCGCGAGCAGGCCACCAGCGCCAAGGTGCCGGTCGTTGACTTCACCGAAACCCTACCGGACAACACGGATTACGTGACCTGGATGGAATCGAACATTCACGCCCTTGAGGTCCTGGCCAAGTAG
- a CDS encoding FAD-binding oxidoreductase — protein MKLTTSAAGTTPVSYERFESTVSSSTVDAALQSTHYSPYWLEHSQRPEALAALEGFITTDLLVIGGGYTGLWTALLAKEAQPDREVVLIEAQRIGWAASGRNGGFCEASLVHGESNGEKHLPAENARLTELGTENLADLINTIRRYDIDCDLRLGGVLNVATEEHQVPWLHEEADTQGADRVLDAAATRELINSPLFKAGLWEKDGTVLVHPAKLAWGLRRVALELGVKIFEHTSGEDLTSTADFIQVHTRAGRIRAQRVALATNAFPSLHKRHRLHTIPVYDYALMTEPLTAAQRESIGWSQDIGLADLSNRFHYSRPTVDENGGWRLLYGGYDAVYHYGREVNPEHDRHDETFRKLAAHFIGTFPQLEGISFSHAWGGAIDTCSRFFAFFDTSHDGRVAYCAGFTGLGVGATRFGARVMLDLLSGDTTELIQLAMVRKKPLPFPPEPAAWLGVKLMTHALAKADRQQGKRGPFLKVMDAVGMGFDS, from the coding sequence ATGAAACTCACCACCTCCGCAGCTGGCACCACCCCCGTCTCCTACGAGCGCTTCGAATCCACGGTGAGCAGTTCAACCGTCGACGCTGCACTGCAATCAACTCACTACTCCCCCTATTGGTTGGAGCATTCACAACGCCCCGAGGCATTAGCAGCCCTCGAGGGCTTCATCACCACCGACCTGTTGGTGATTGGTGGCGGCTACACCGGATTGTGGACGGCACTGCTGGCCAAGGAGGCACAACCCGACCGCGAGGTGGTGCTCATCGAGGCCCAACGCATCGGTTGGGCTGCCTCGGGACGCAACGGCGGCTTCTGCGAGGCCTCCTTGGTACACGGAGAATCCAACGGGGAAAAACACCTCCCGGCGGAAAATGCCAGACTGACCGAGCTTGGCACCGAAAATCTTGCCGACCTCATCAACACCATCAGACGCTATGACATCGACTGCGATCTAAGACTCGGCGGAGTGCTCAATGTGGCCACCGAGGAGCACCAGGTCCCCTGGCTGCACGAGGAAGCAGATACCCAAGGGGCAGATCGGGTCTTGGATGCCGCAGCCACCCGGGAACTGATCAATTCCCCGCTCTTTAAGGCCGGCTTGTGGGAGAAGGACGGCACGGTGCTGGTGCATCCTGCCAAGCTCGCCTGGGGTTTGCGCCGGGTCGCACTGGAACTGGGCGTCAAAATCTTTGAACACACCAGCGGCGAGGACCTCACCTCCACCGCCGATTTTATTCAGGTCCACACCAGGGCCGGACGTATCCGAGCCCAACGCGTGGCACTGGCCACCAACGCCTTCCCATCCCTACACAAACGGCACCGCCTACACACCATCCCGGTCTACGACTACGCGTTGATGACCGAACCACTGACGGCTGCCCAACGTGAGTCCATCGGGTGGAGCCAGGACATCGGCCTGGCAGATTTGAGCAATCGTTTCCATTACTCTCGGCCCACCGTTGATGAGAACGGCGGCTGGCGACTCCTTTATGGGGGCTACGACGCCGTGTACCACTACGGGCGTGAGGTGAACCCCGAGCATGACCGGCACGATGAAACCTTCCGGAAGCTGGCCGCCCACTTCATCGGCACCTTCCCACAACTTGAAGGCATCTCCTTCTCCCACGCATGGGGCGGGGCCATCGACACCTGCAGCCGTTTCTTCGCCTTCTTTGATACCTCCCATGACGGGCGGGTTGCCTACTGCGCCGGATTCACCGGTCTGGGTGTTGGCGCTACCCGATTTGGTGCCCGCGTCATGTTGGATCTGCTCTCCGGGGACACCACCGAACTGATCCAGCTGGCGATGGTGAGGAAAAAACCCTTGCCGTTCCCACCGGAACCAGCTGCCTGGCTGGGCGTGAAACTCATGACTCATGCCCTGGCCAAGGCCGATCGACAGCAAGGCAAACGTGGCCCGTTCTTGAAGGTCATGGACGCGGTGGGCATGGGGTTCGACTCATGA
- a CDS encoding TetR/AcrR family transcriptional regulator codes for MISPTKDHPASTSNASGVFLFIKSQSDRKVNGVDFTIGSRKPNSMDQKEGVPTVPRRRAQGLGRERILEACLFLATGTTPDALSFRKIGKELGADPTALYRHFANKDELLLALADKVITMGMIGYVPSPDWKESLRDLMERIRASFLQYPQVATLAALRVTGQSGELQFVEAMLSALTRAGFSRHEAAPVFRACGDFMLAWTGFSAGLMLLGQKSEQDDAAWVSSYDRVAEHDFPLAVASVREMAAVQDEENYRFALDLLLGGIAARLQH; via the coding sequence GTGATCAGCCCAACGAAGGATCATCCGGCTAGCACCTCTAATGCCTCTGGTGTGTTCCTGTTCATAAAATCGCAGTCCGATCGTAAAGTCAACGGTGTTGACTTTACGATCGGGTCAAGGAAACCTAACAGCATGGATCAAAAAGAAGGTGTGCCGACGGTACCGCGCCGCCGCGCCCAGGGCCTCGGCCGCGAAAGGATCCTCGAAGCATGCCTGTTCCTGGCCACCGGAACAACTCCCGATGCTCTGTCTTTCCGCAAAATCGGCAAGGAACTCGGTGCCGATCCCACGGCGCTCTATCGCCACTTCGCCAATAAGGACGAACTGCTGCTCGCGCTCGCCGACAAGGTGATCACCATGGGCATGATCGGGTACGTCCCGTCACCCGACTGGAAAGAATCACTGCGGGATTTGATGGAGCGCATCCGGGCCAGCTTCCTGCAATACCCTCAGGTCGCGACGCTGGCTGCCTTACGCGTGACGGGGCAAAGCGGTGAACTTCAATTTGTCGAAGCCATGCTCAGCGCGCTGACGCGAGCTGGTTTTTCACGGCACGAAGCGGCACCGGTGTTCCGCGCCTGTGGTGACTTCATGCTGGCCTGGACCGGTTTTAGTGCGGGTCTGATGCTTCTGGGACAAAAATCAGAGCAGGACGATGCGGCTTGGGTGAGCAGCTATGACCGGGTGGCCGAACACGATTTCCCCCTGGCCGTCGCGTCCGTGCGGGAAATGGCCGCGGTGCAGGACGAAGAGAACTATCGATTCGCACTCGACCTTCTGCTGGGAGGGATCGCCGCCCGGTTGCAACACTGA
- a CDS encoding L-serine ammonia-lyase: MAISVFDLFTVGIGPSSSHTVGPMRAAYAFASKLVREEHLAHTVSLRVDVYGSLAATGRGHGTFTAIMLGLEGYEPEAILPSEVDERLDAMAATGKLQLCKALGAVKELDYKVEDMIQHPLTVLARHTNGMKMAALDADGNVLAEDTYFSVGGGFIVREGAEEKLAANLEDALNAQPYPFTTAAKLLEHCATSGLSIAGVMAANEEVYRSKEEIRAGLLHIWQVMEDCKDASLEREGVLPGGLKVRRRAPEWHRRLAKEDKDRDPVFWQEWVNLVALAVNEENASGGRVVTAPTNGAAGIIPAVMFYATHYAPGAKYWNQEERDDVIVRFLLTAAAIGVLYKEQASISGAEVGCQGEVGSASSMAAGGLAEILGGTVDQVENAAEIAMEHNLGLTCDPIGGLVQIPCIERNAIAASKAINAAKMALMGDGQHHVTLDEVIITMRETGKDMSSKYKETALGGLAVNVIEC, from the coding sequence ATGGCTATCAGCGTTTTTGACCTTTTCACCGTAGGTATCGGGCCATCGTCGTCGCACACCGTGGGACCGATGCGGGCCGCCTACGCCTTTGCTTCAAAACTTGTCCGCGAAGAGCACCTCGCGCATACCGTATCGCTACGCGTTGATGTCTACGGATCCCTCGCGGCGACGGGCCGAGGCCATGGAACCTTCACCGCCATCATGCTGGGCTTGGAAGGCTATGAACCCGAAGCCATCCTGCCCTCCGAGGTGGATGAGCGCCTGGACGCCATGGCCGCCACGGGCAAACTTCAGCTCTGCAAGGCACTGGGCGCGGTGAAGGAACTCGACTACAAGGTTGAGGACATGATCCAGCACCCGCTGACCGTGCTGGCACGGCACACCAACGGCATGAAGATGGCGGCATTGGATGCCGACGGCAACGTTTTGGCCGAAGATACCTACTTCTCGGTGGGCGGTGGCTTCATCGTGCGCGAGGGCGCCGAAGAAAAGCTTGCTGCCAACCTCGAGGACGCACTCAACGCGCAGCCCTACCCCTTCACCACCGCGGCCAAGCTGCTGGAACACTGCGCCACCTCGGGCCTGTCCATCGCCGGGGTGATGGCCGCCAACGAAGAGGTCTACCGCTCCAAGGAAGAGATCCGCGCCGGGCTGTTGCACATTTGGCAGGTCATGGAGGATTGCAAGGATGCCTCCCTGGAACGTGAGGGTGTGCTGCCCGGTGGGTTGAAGGTCCGTCGCCGCGCTCCGGAATGGCACCGACGCCTGGCCAAGGAAGACAAGGACCGCGATCCGGTGTTCTGGCAGGAATGGGTGAACCTGGTGGCCCTTGCCGTCAACGAGGAAAATGCCTCCGGCGGTCGTGTGGTCACGGCCCCGACCAATGGGGCAGCGGGCATCATCCCCGCGGTGATGTTCTACGCGACCCACTACGCACCCGGGGCCAAGTACTGGAACCAGGAGGAACGCGATGACGTGATCGTGCGCTTCCTGCTCACCGCAGCCGCCATCGGTGTGCTCTACAAGGAGCAGGCCTCCATCTCCGGCGCCGAGGTCGGCTGCCAGGGTGAGGTCGGTTCGGCCTCCTCGATGGCCGCCGGCGGACTCGCCGAGATTTTGGGCGGCACCGTGGACCAGGTGGAGAACGCCGCGGAAATCGCCATGGAACACAACCTTGGCCTGACCTGCGATCCGATTGGCGGGCTGGTGCAGATTCCCTGCATCGAACGCAACGCCATTGCCGCCTCCAAGGCCATCAACGCCGCCAAGATGGCGCTGATGGGCGACGGACAGCACCACGTCACGCTCGACGAGGTCATCATCACCATGCGCGAAACCGGCAAGGACATGAGCTCGAAGTACAAGGAAACCGCCCTGGGCGGTCTGGCCGTGAACGTCATCGAGTGCTAG
- a CDS encoding cupin domain-containing protein: MIPEPFPPLLGGQALLINKVPMEHQKPTDDVLTAGTTTATVELGSLAGCEFGIWEMSLGSMQDVEADEIFVVIAGHGRVLIEPFNGHPARTAELLPGTIMRLEAGMRTTWTITEPLRKAYFTPRLTPEDTP; encoded by the coding sequence ATGATCCCCGAACCCTTCCCACCCCTGCTCGGCGGCCAAGCGCTGCTCATCAACAAGGTACCCATGGAGCACCAAAAGCCCACCGATGATGTCCTAACCGCCGGAACCACCACCGCCACGGTGGAATTGGGATCCCTGGCAGGTTGCGAATTTGGGATCTGGGAAATGTCGCTCGGGTCCATGCAAGACGTGGAGGCTGATGAGATCTTTGTGGTCATCGCCGGCCACGGCAGGGTACTTATTGAGCCCTTCAATGGACACCCGGCACGCACCGCCGAGCTTCTCCCGGGAACCATCATGCGCCTGGAGGCCGGGATGCGAACCACCTGGACCATCACCGAACCGCTGCGCAAGGCCTATTTCACGCCCCGCCTGACCCCGGAAGATACCCCATGA